In Astatotilapia calliptera chromosome 20, fAstCal1.2, whole genome shotgun sequence, one genomic interval encodes:
- the her9 gene encoding hairy-related 9 isoform X2 produces MPADTMEKQTASPIAGAPANGSHTPDKPKNASEHRKSSKPIMEKRRRARINESLGQLKTLILDALKKDSSRHSKLEKADILEMTVKHLRNLQRVQMSALSADATVLSKYRAGFNECMNEVTRFLSTSEGVNSEVRSRLLNHLSNCLSQMMSMNYQQQSPSQQAHLAQPLHVQLPSTLPISGAAMGPKLSPAEAVSPKVFGGFQLVPATDGQFAFLIPNPAFTSTTAPVIPLYANAGVPVAVNASPVHGSSAPTAASPVHGMTSFSGGSQAVSPVGVSTGSESSEPVWRPW; encoded by the exons ATGCCAGCTGACACTATGGAAAAGCAGACGGCATCCCCTATTGCCGGCGCACCTGCAAACGGATCGCACACACCGGACAAGCCAAAAAACGCCAGCGAGCACAGAAAA tctTCAAAGCCCATCATGGAAAAACGCAGGAGAGCCAGAATTAACGAAAGCCTGGGTCAGCTCAAGACGCTCATCCTGGACGCGCTTAAAAAAGAT AGCTCCAGACACTCCAAGCTGGAAAAAGCAGACATCCTGGAGATGACAGTGAAGCACTTGAGGAACCTGCAGCGCGTACAGATGAGCG CGCTCTCAGCTGACGCCACGGTCCTGAGCAAATACAGAGCCGGATTCAACGAATGCATGAACGAGGTCACCCGCTTTCTCTCCACCTCAGAGGGGGTGAATTCTGAGGTGAGGTCGAGGCTCCTCAACCATCTATCCAACTGCTTGAGCCAGATGATGTCTATGAACTACCAGCAGCAGTCCCCGTCTCAGCAGGCACACCTGGCCCAGCCCCTGCATGTGCAGCTTCCATCCACTCTGCCCATCAGCGGGGCCGCAATGGGCCCCAAGCTCAGTCCCGCTGAGGCCGTGTCCCCCAAGGTCTTTGGTGGGTTCCAGCTGGTGCCCGCAACAGATGGACAGTTTGCTTTTTTGATCCCCAACCCGGCCTTTACCTCCACCACGGCCCCTGTCATCCCCCTTTACGCAAACGCAGGAGTGCCTGTTGCGGTTAACGCCAGCCCGGTGCACGGCAGCTCAGCACCCACTGCAGCATCTCCTGTTCATGGCATGACGTCCTTCTCCGGAGGGTCCCAGGCGGTCAGCCCAGTGGGGGTCAGCACCGGCTCCGAGAGCAGCGAGCCTGTGTGGCGGCCGTGGTAG
- the her9 gene encoding hairy-related 9 isoform X1 gives MPADTMEKQTASPIAGAPANGSHTPDKPKNASEHRKSSKPIMEKRRRARINESLGQLKTLILDALKKDSSRHSKLEKADILEMTVKHLRNLQRVQMSAALSADATVLSKYRAGFNECMNEVTRFLSTSEGVNSEVRSRLLNHLSNCLSQMMSMNYQQQSPSQQAHLAQPLHVQLPSTLPISGAAMGPKLSPAEAVSPKVFGGFQLVPATDGQFAFLIPNPAFTSTTAPVIPLYANAGVPVAVNASPVHGSSAPTAASPVHGMTSFSGGSQAVSPVGVSTGSESSEPVWRPW, from the exons ATGCCAGCTGACACTATGGAAAAGCAGACGGCATCCCCTATTGCCGGCGCACCTGCAAACGGATCGCACACACCGGACAAGCCAAAAAACGCCAGCGAGCACAGAAAA tctTCAAAGCCCATCATGGAAAAACGCAGGAGAGCCAGAATTAACGAAAGCCTGGGTCAGCTCAAGACGCTCATCCTGGACGCGCTTAAAAAAGAT AGCTCCAGACACTCCAAGCTGGAAAAAGCAGACATCCTGGAGATGACAGTGAAGCACTTGAGGAACCTGCAGCGCGTACAGATGAGCG CAGCGCTCTCAGCTGACGCCACGGTCCTGAGCAAATACAGAGCCGGATTCAACGAATGCATGAACGAGGTCACCCGCTTTCTCTCCACCTCAGAGGGGGTGAATTCTGAGGTGAGGTCGAGGCTCCTCAACCATCTATCCAACTGCTTGAGCCAGATGATGTCTATGAACTACCAGCAGCAGTCCCCGTCTCAGCAGGCACACCTGGCCCAGCCCCTGCATGTGCAGCTTCCATCCACTCTGCCCATCAGCGGGGCCGCAATGGGCCCCAAGCTCAGTCCCGCTGAGGCCGTGTCCCCCAAGGTCTTTGGTGGGTTCCAGCTGGTGCCCGCAACAGATGGACAGTTTGCTTTTTTGATCCCCAACCCGGCCTTTACCTCCACCACGGCCCCTGTCATCCCCCTTTACGCAAACGCAGGAGTGCCTGTTGCGGTTAACGCCAGCCCGGTGCACGGCAGCTCAGCACCCACTGCAGCATCTCCTGTTCATGGCATGACGTCCTTCTCCGGAGGGTCCCAGGCGGTCAGCCCAGTGGGGGTCAGCACCGGCTCCGAGAGCAGCGAGCCTGTGTGGCGGCCGTGGTAG